From the Lathyrus oleraceus cultivar Zhongwan6 chromosome 4, CAAS_Psat_ZW6_1.0, whole genome shotgun sequence genome, one window contains:
- the LOC127074752 gene encoding conserved oligomeric Golgi complex subunit 8: MEWEGAVSGSDMEVPIPLPLASESQQPYVSELLSFTLDRLHKEPELLRVDAERIRRQMQEVAVGNYRSFIAAADALLAIRHEVSSIDNHLESMINEIPKLTFGCTEFIESAEQILEKRNMNQTMLANHSTLLDLLEIPQLMDTCVRNGNYDEALDLEAFVGKLSTMHPKLPIIQALAAEVRLTTQSLLSQLLQKLRSNIQLPECLRIIGYLRRIAVFSEYGMRLLFLRCREAWLNGILEDLDQANPYEYLKGMINCHRMHLFDVVNQYRAIFADDTSGSEENYDGGLLFSWAMHQITSHLQTLKVMLPKITEGGSLSNILDQCMYCAMGLGWVGLDFRGLLPPLFEEAVLNLFSKNMSTAVENFQLVLDSHRWVPLPTVGFRSNTVEETKEDVTPPSYLMEHPPLAVFINGVSAAMNELRPCAPISLKHVLAQELIKGLQAVSDSLLLYNTTRVLRANESGLFLSLCRAFIEVAYPHCATCFGRCYTGGATLIMDAKNVYDGIRRLVEASSARELPKPVNNREASGIAENGEVTKMDNGETSDAKESEVINTESEAIKTDEENNISTSETGQEDTNHEKSSTSPTGQEDTNIEKNSTQTGQEDTNLEKTDE, translated from the exons ATGGAGTGGGAAGGTGCAGTTTCAGGATCCGATATGGAGGTTCCCATCCCTCTTCCTTTAGCCTCTGAATCGCAACAACCTTATGTCTCCGAACTTCTCTCCTTCACTCTCGATCGCCTTCACAAGGAACCCGAACTTCTCCGCGTCGATGCCGAACGGATCCGTCGCCAAATGCAAGAGGTCGCCGTCGGTAATTACCGTTCCTTCATTGCCGCTGCTGATGCCTTGCTTGCTATTCGTCACGAAGTCTCTTCTATTGATAATCATCTTGAATCTATG ATAAATGAAATCCCAAAGCTGACATTTGGATGCACTGAATTCATAGAATCTGCAGAACAGATTTTGGAGAAGAGGAATATGAACCAAACAATGCTAGCCAACCACAGTACTTTGCTTGACTTGCTAGAAATTCCTCAACTTATGGACAC GTGTGTACGGAATGGAAATTACGATGAAGCCCTAGATTTAGAAGCATTTGTCGGCAAACTTTCAACCATGCATCCAAA GTTACCCATTATTCAAGCATTAGCGGCAGAAGTTAGACTGACTACCCAATCACTTCTTTCTCAGCTTCTTCAGAAACTTCGCTCAAATATTCAG TTGCCTGAATGCCTGCGCATTATTGGATATTTACGGCGAATAGCAGTATTTAGTGAGTATGGGATGCGTTTACTG TTCTTAAGATGTCGAGAAGCATGGCTTAATGGTATTCTTGAGGATCTGGACCAGGCAAATCCATACGAGTACTTAAAAGGAATGATTAATTGTCACAGAATGCATCTTTTTGATGTTGTGAATCAATATCGAGCTATATTTGCTGATGATACATCGGGAAGTGAGGAAAACTATGATGGTGGACTACTTTTTAGTTGGGCAATGCACCAAATTACCTCACACCTGCAAACTCTGAAAGTTATGCTTCCAAAGATAACTGAAGGCGGGTCACTGTCAAATATTTTGGATCAGTGCATG TACTGTGCTATGGGACTTGGTTGGGTTGGATTGGATTTTCGAGGCTTGCTCCCACCACTTTTTGAAGA GGCAGTTCTCAACTTATTCTCCAAAAATATGAGTACCGCAGTTGAGAATTTTCAG TTGGTCTTGGATTCACATCGCTGGGTTCCCCTGCCCACAGTTGGCTTTCGTTCAAATACTGTTGAAGAAACTAAAGAGGATGTAACTCCCCCCTCTTATTTGATGGAGCATCCACCTCTTGCTGTTTTTATTAATG GTGTATCTGCAGCAATGAATGAGCTCCGTCCGTGTGCCCCAATAAGTTTAAAACATGTCCTTGCCCAAGAATTGATCAAGGGGTTACAGGCTGTTTCTGATTCATTGTTGCTATACAACACAACACGGGTTCTTAGGGCTAACGAATCAGGGCTTTTCCTCTCACTTTGCCGGGCATTTATTGAG GTTGCTTATCCTCATTGTGCTACATGTTTTGGGCGTTGCTATACCGGTGGAGCAACTCTTATCATGGATGCAAAGAACGTTTATGATGGAATCCGCCGCCTAGTAGAGGCTTCCTCTGCAAGAGAACTCCCAAAACCAGTAAATAATAGGGAAGCCAGTGGCATAGCTGAGAACGGTGAAGTGACAAAAATGGATAATGGTGAAACATCTGATGCCAAAGAATCTGAAGTCATCAATACTGAATCTGAAGCCATCAAAACTGATGAGGAGAACAATATCTCTACTTCTGAGACAGGTCAGGAAGACACTAATCATGAAAAAAGCTCTACTTCTCCGACAGGGCAGGAAGACACTAATATTGAAAAAAACTCTACTCAGACAGGTCAGGAAGACACTAATCTTGAAAAGACGGATGAATAA